The following proteins come from a genomic window of Patescibacteria group bacterium:
- the rho gene encoding transcription termination factor Rho: MVTKLTAPSFTVEDLVGNQEVKPEVNQPKPLPIVNNNHTPVVSPFNGRFPDRADDLASATYMEGILDMQAEGHGFLRPKFIPGNSDIYISQSQIRKFMLRPGDMVGGQARPPKDNERYFGLLKVEKINGEEAEKTMNRAKFDDLVAIYPKEKIKLETEKLPLSTRMIDLLSPIGRGQRGLIVSPPKAGKTTILKEIANGITANDPKIHLMAALIGERPEEVTDIQRNIKGEVISSNFDEPPENQTRVAEIALERAKRLVEMGKDVVILLDSITRLARAYNLCMPSSGRTLSGGFDPTALYPAKKFLGAARCFENGGSLTIIGTCLVDTGSRMDDLIYEEFKGTGNMELHLNRDLANKRIFPAIDVILSGTRQEEILFDEVTLKRVVTLRRMLGLLGDEAAVQTEALVDKLGKTSSNKEFLESLNKG, from the coding sequence ATGGTAACGAAACTAACAGCTCCCTCTTTTACGGTTGAGGATTTGGTGGGGAATCAAGAAGTCAAACCCGAAGTTAATCAGCCCAAACCTCTGCCGATCGTCAATAACAACCATACCCCGGTGGTTTCTCCTTTTAATGGTCGTTTTCCTGATCGAGCCGATGATTTGGCCAGCGCGACCTACATGGAAGGGATTTTGGACATGCAAGCGGAGGGGCACGGTTTTTTACGGCCGAAATTTATTCCCGGAAACTCCGACATCTACATTTCCCAATCACAAATCAGAAAATTTATGCTTCGTCCCGGTGACATGGTCGGCGGGCAGGCGAGACCGCCTAAGGACAACGAACGCTATTTTGGTCTTTTAAAGGTCGAAAAAATCAACGGCGAAGAAGCGGAAAAGACCATGAATCGGGCTAAATTTGACGATTTAGTCGCCATTTATCCTAAAGAAAAAATTAAACTGGAAACGGAAAAATTGCCGTTATCCACCAGAATGATTGATCTTTTGTCGCCGATCGGCCGGGGGCAAAGAGGCTTAATCGTTTCCCCGCCTAAAGCCGGCAAAACAACAATCTTAAAAGAGATTGCCAACGGGATTACCGCTAATGATCCGAAAATTCATTTGATGGCGGCTTTAATCGGCGAACGGCCGGAAGAAGTGACAGACATCCAAAGAAACATTAAAGGCGAAGTCATTTCCTCCAATTTTGACGAACCGCCGGAAAATCAAACCAGAGTTGCCGAAATTGCCCTGGAGCGGGCCAAGAGACTGGTGGAGATGGGTAAGGATGTGGTTATTTTGCTTGATTCGATTACCAGACTGGCCAGGGCTTACAATCTTTGCATGCCTTCGTCAGGAAGAACTCTGTCAGGAGGTTTTGATCCGACCGCCCTCTATCCGGCGAAAAAATTCTTAGGCGCCGCCCGTTGTTTTGAAAACGGCGGCAGTTTGACGATTATCGGGACTTGTCTTGTTGATACCGGATCCCGGATGGACGATTTAATTTATGAAGAATTTAAAGGCACCGGCAATATGGAATTACATTTAAACAGAGACTTGGCCAACAAAAGAATTTTCCCGGCCATTGACGTCATTCTTTCCGGGACCCGTCAGGAAGAGATCCTGTTTGACGAGGTAACTTTGAAAAGAGTCGTCACCTTAAGACGCATGCTGGGACTTTTAGGGGACGAAGCCGCTGTCCAAACCGAAGCCTTGGTTGATAAATTAGGGAAAACCTCTTCGAACAAAGAATTCTTAGAGAGTTTAAATAAGGGTTAA